The following nucleotide sequence is from Plasmodium gaboni strain SY75 chromosome Unknown, whole genome shotgun sequence.
GAAGAAACAAATGAAGAGGAATGCAAAGGTTGTTTTgcaaaattaaaaaaaaaaaagaaaaaaaaaactaaaCCTTTAAAACCCCATAATTATTATGCACgacataataaaaagaaagaagaaagaagacaatatttaaaaaataataaagataaattaaattGTCTCCAACGAGTAGAGGAAAAACTATTCGCTTATGCTGATCTTTTAAGAAGCTCAATTTACTCAAGAACATCAAGAAAACCTGATggaatatattatacataaacaaattataagaattaacaattatattttgtttatttatttattttttttcttcagATAACAGtaattaaaagaaaaatatattatttccaTACTACAATAATGGCTAAGTCTATATTGTaacaaattaaatataatatattatatatctatatataaaaataatatagttttctatttttttataatataatactgtaaagatatatagttcagataaaattaataaaaatgtttatgtacaatatattatgctatctttctttttctttttttttttttttatttttaataaatcataGAACATTATGcatacatacatattttacataatataatatatggtaatataagtattaatatatattttaaaatatatagaataaGCGTTACCTACTTATACGTTCTGTTTTTCGTAGCAcaaactttttttttttgaatattatatttgtttcgtttttctttatttcatatatttattatatttcttatattaatggtaattatcatattttacaattgttcatatattaattgtactattacatatttgaaaaatatatttgtaattatattttttaataattatattatattaaatgtgcttataataaaatattattattatatattaaaaaagtaacattacattataaatattatgaaaaaacaccgaatgttttatttaatacTTAATTTCTTGCTATAAAAGAAacaaatttataatattactaAACATAAACGTAATTCTTATAATGATAGTACGTatgaaaacaaaaaaaaaaacctaaatattaattaaaatatatacgTAAATATAGTTTTTCTATgattaaattaaaaaatatatatataaacaaaaaataatatgtaaaaagcataaaatatgttaagaaaaatattttcactaacaaataatattacgaaagaaaaaaaaattttataaaaaattttctaAAAACTAAAAACTTCATTAAAGttatacacatataatataaacaaacACAAATTCTAaatcatcatatata
It contains:
- a CDS encoding putative exported protein (Plasmodium exported protein, unknown function), producing EETNEEECKGCFAKLKKKKKKKTKPLKPHNYYARHNKKKEERRQYLKNNKDKLNCLQRVEEKLFAYADLLRSSIYSRTSRKPDGIYYT